One Opitutia bacterium DNA segment encodes these proteins:
- a CDS encoding ABC transporter permease, whose translation MNLRRLWAVARKETLHIRRDPRSLILAVGIPMLMLLMFGYALTLDVDRVPFVVWDQGRSVESREFTVRFTATRYFDFRGTVSSYAEVERAIDTREAMLALVLPPDFGQKIAAGRAAGVQAIVDGSDSNTAGIVLGYTSAITTTYNQQVALDQIRRSTGLAPTAALDLRPRVWFNADLESRNFIVPGIMAVIMGLIAALLTSLTIAREWERGTMEQLISTPVKPAELILGKLLPYSAIGLANLAISVVMAVFLFHVPLRGSVVLLFSVGMVFVVGTLAQGVLISTIARQQLLASQMAMISTFLPAFLLSGFAFAIANMPLPVQGITYIVPARYFVALVKGIFLRGVGLEILWADAVFLIVFAAVVIGVSIRKTRKVLG comes from the coding sequence ATGAACCTGCGTCGTCTCTGGGCCGTCGCGCGGAAGGAAACGCTGCACATCCGCCGCGATCCGCGCAGCCTCATCCTCGCCGTCGGCATCCCGATGCTGATGCTGCTCATGTTCGGCTACGCGCTGACCCTCGACGTAGACCGCGTGCCGTTCGTCGTTTGGGACCAAGGACGCAGCGTGGAGAGCCGGGAGTTCACCGTGCGTTTCACCGCGACGCGCTACTTCGATTTCCGCGGCACGGTGAGCAGCTACGCGGAAGTCGAACGCGCGATCGACACCCGCGAAGCGATGCTCGCGCTCGTGCTGCCGCCGGATTTCGGCCAGAAAATTGCCGCCGGCCGCGCCGCGGGCGTGCAGGCCATCGTCGACGGCTCCGATTCGAACACGGCGGGCATCGTGCTCGGCTACACCTCCGCGATCACGACGACCTACAACCAGCAGGTCGCACTCGACCAGATCCGGCGCAGCACCGGCCTCGCGCCGACCGCCGCGCTCGATCTGCGCCCGCGCGTCTGGTTCAACGCCGACCTCGAGAGCCGCAATTTCATCGTGCCCGGCATCATGGCCGTGATCATGGGCTTGATCGCCGCGCTGCTCACGTCCCTGACCATCGCGCGCGAGTGGGAGCGCGGCACGATGGAGCAACTCATCTCCACGCCGGTGAAGCCCGCGGAGCTGATCCTCGGCAAACTCCTGCCCTACTCCGCCATCGGCCTGGCCAATCTCGCCATCTCGGTCGTGATGGCGGTGTTCCTCTTCCACGTGCCGCTGCGCGGCAGCGTCGTGCTGTTGTTCAGCGTCGGCATGGTGTTCGTCGTCGGCACGCTCGCGCAGGGCGTGCTCATCAGCACGATCGCGCGTCAGCAGCTGCTCGCCAGCCAGATGGCGATGATCTCGACGTTCCTGCCGGCGTTCCTGCTCTCGGGTTTCGCCTTCGCCATCGCGAACATGCCGCTGCCGGTGCAGGGCATCACTTACATCGTGCCCGCCCGGTATTTCGTGGCGCTCGTGAAAGGCATTTTCCTCCGCGGCGTCGGGCTGGAAATCCTCTGGGCCGACGCGGTTTTCCTGATCGTGTTCGCGGCGGTCGTCATCGGCGTCTCGATCCGCAAGACGCGCAAGGTCCTCGGCTGA
- a CDS encoding DUF393 domain-containing protein — protein sequence MDANDESAPMPVLLFDGECGLCQACVRALLHADRAAALRYAPLQGAVAQAFLRAQGLPTADFDTLIFVPDWRRQQPGRFLVRTDAVLAACATVGGGMGALAELRVVPRGLRDGVYRLVARWRYRLFGEYRPRPLARAEWRERFL from the coding sequence ATGGACGCGAACGACGAGAGCGCACCGATGCCCGTGCTGTTGTTCGATGGCGAATGCGGCCTGTGTCAGGCCTGCGTGCGCGCGTTGCTACACGCGGATCGCGCCGCGGCGTTGCGCTATGCGCCGTTGCAGGGCGCGGTCGCGCAGGCGTTCCTGCGGGCGCAAGGCCTGCCGACGGCGGATTTCGACACGTTGATCTTCGTGCCCGATTGGCGACGCCAGCAGCCGGGGCGGTTTCTGGTCCGCACGGATGCGGTGCTCGCCGCGTGCGCGACGGTCGGCGGCGGGATGGGCGCGCTCGCGGAATTGCGCGTCGTGCCGCGCGGTCTGCGGGATGGCGTTTACCGCCTGGTCGCGCGCTGGCGTTACCGGTTGTTCGGCGAGTATCGGCCGCGGCCGCTCGCCCGCGCCGAATGGCGGGAGCGTTTCCTCTAG
- a CDS encoding GNAT family N-acetyltransferase — protein MHFPAELPFIETPRLALRPFDLTDAPHVQRLAGAKEVANATALIPHPYPDGVAEQWIATHTAEWAAHRGLSLALTLKPTGELIGAIGLTFVETHARAELGYWIGLPFWHHGFATEAASALADFGFRVIGLNRVQAHHYASNPASGRVLLKIGMRREGTSPKMMLKNGRYEDVVFYGVLRRDWPGLGSAAPFGTG, from the coding sequence ATGCACTTCCCCGCCGAGCTTCCGTTCATCGAGACGCCGCGTCTCGCGCTGCGCCCGTTCGACCTGACCGACGCACCGCACGTGCAGCGTCTCGCCGGCGCGAAGGAGGTCGCGAACGCCACCGCGCTCATTCCTCATCCCTATCCGGACGGCGTGGCGGAGCAGTGGATCGCGACCCACACCGCCGAATGGGCGGCGCATCGCGGACTCTCGCTCGCTCTCACGCTGAAGCCGACTGGCGAACTCATCGGCGCGATCGGCCTCACCTTCGTGGAGACGCACGCGCGCGCCGAACTCGGCTACTGGATCGGCCTGCCGTTCTGGCATCACGGTTTCGCCACCGAGGCGGCGAGCGCGTTGGCGGATTTCGGCTTCCGCGTGATCGGCCTCAATCGGGTGCAGGCGCACCACTACGCGAGCAATCCCGCGTCCGGCCGCGTGCTGCTCAAGATCGGCATGCGGCGCGAGGGCACGAGCCCGAAGATGATGCTGAAGAACGGCCGCTACGAGGACGTGGTCTTCTACGGCGTGCTCCGGCGCGATTGGCCGGGCCTCGGCAGCGCCGCACCGTTCGGGACGGGTTGA
- a CDS encoding ABC transporter permease yields the protein MWERILTILRKEFRSVLRDPRMRLVIIGVPLIQTLIFGYAVSLDVRHVKLVVIDRDATPASRELVARFTGSAYFDAIRHTLDENEGRALIDAADASAILQINAGYQENLRGGRLAPVQLIVDGSDSNTARFVVNYATQIAAAANTEVVLDQARRLTGRTLTTGKVDLQPRAWFNADLESRNFYVPGIIAMLVMLVGLMLTSMAIVREKEVGTIEQVMVTPIRPVEFILGKCAPFAVVGFVNTAMVTAIALLWFGIPFRGSFLLLLLGVALFLLSTLGIGLFISTVSHTQQQAMMTTFFFFFPAMLFSGFIFPIANMPAFFQWLSLLDPLRYMLVIIRGVFLKGVGFDVLWPQLAALLALGVAVMTFAVRRFHKNLA from the coding sequence ATGTGGGAACGCATCCTCACCATCCTTCGCAAGGAGTTCCGCTCCGTGCTCCGCGATCCCAGGATGCGGCTCGTCATCATCGGCGTGCCGTTGATTCAGACACTGATCTTCGGCTACGCCGTGTCGCTCGACGTCCGGCACGTGAAACTCGTGGTCATCGACCGTGATGCGACGCCGGCGAGCCGCGAACTCGTGGCGCGCTTCACCGGCTCAGCCTACTTCGATGCGATCCGGCACACGCTCGACGAGAACGAAGGCCGCGCCTTGATCGACGCCGCCGACGCGTCCGCGATCCTGCAAATCAACGCCGGCTACCAGGAAAATCTCCGCGGTGGCCGGCTCGCGCCCGTGCAGTTGATCGTCGACGGCTCGGATTCCAACACCGCGCGCTTCGTCGTGAACTACGCGACGCAGATCGCCGCGGCCGCGAACACCGAGGTCGTCCTCGACCAAGCCCGCCGCCTCACCGGCCGCACGCTGACGACCGGCAAGGTCGACCTGCAGCCGCGCGCGTGGTTCAACGCCGACCTCGAGAGCCGCAACTTCTACGTCCCGGGCATCATCGCCATGCTCGTCATGCTCGTGGGCCTGATGCTCACCAGCATGGCCATCGTGCGCGAGAAGGAGGTCGGCACGATCGAGCAGGTCATGGTCACGCCGATCCGCCCGGTGGAGTTCATCCTCGGCAAGTGCGCGCCATTCGCCGTCGTCGGCTTCGTGAACACCGCGATGGTCACCGCCATCGCGCTGCTGTGGTTCGGGATTCCGTTCCGCGGGAGCTTCCTGCTGCTCTTGCTCGGCGTCGCGCTGTTCCTGCTCAGCACGCTCGGCATCGGGCTGTTCATCTCGACGGTCAGCCACACGCAGCAACAGGCGATGATGACGACGTTCTTCTTCTTTTTCCCGGCGATGCTGTTCTCGGGTTTCATCTTCCCGATCGCGAACATGCCCGCGTTCTTCCAGTGGCTCAGCCTGCTCGACCCGCTGCGCTACATGCTCGTGATCATCCGCGGCGTGTTCCTCAAGGGCGTGGGCTTCGACGTGCTTTGGCCGCAGCTCGCCGCGCTGCTCGCGCTCGGCGTGGCCGTGATGACCTTCGCCGTGCGGCGCTTTCACAAGAACCTCGCCTAG
- a CDS encoding PAS domain S-box protein, translated as MRVTPPNFRVLAAWLLIVVLGLCVAWWGAERRRSALLQQMVDRAQHCAVAFVAEDTAALSGTPADLNHPEYRAVKDRLMRLRGVSPGIRFVYLFRSTDRPGRVVFLADSEPETSPEMSKPGDDYPEAPNSPGLQAILRNYEPATEGPLRDSFGEWVTAYAPVGDRPPPGAPRTILGIDVDASSWQRELWTARLSAFGLVVLVLGVPLGGWLFRVRERNFNREIRRFSTAIQQSSSAVIITTPDRIIEYANDGLLAITGYQREELIGQPSRLLLPNDADEHQRDELLRRLHAGERWQGEMLMRRRNGEVFTVRLVVSPVRDGERGVTNLVAVFDDISDRKRVEDELRVARDQAEAADRAKGEFLAMMSHELRTPLNGIIGFATLLQDTSLTTEQSDYVETVRKSGEALLALTNELLDYSRIDAGRMQLDPQACAPRQIVEEAVELLSTRAADKHLELLVAVSPQVPAHVLADPGRLRQVLVNLIGNAIKFTPAGEVEVEVGAVPLPVAAGGDQRVRLDFAVRDTGIGIAVEKQDRLFQPFSQVDASTTRKHGGAGLGLAISRSLVRLMDGDIEVSSAAGAGSEFRFHIEVRVLEKTEGLPKLPSRRITVISANSRARAHYAALLEGWGLKVTSFENLTKLPAERAHDVLLIDVLARDASLWPALLEAHPGLADAPIIGLISVSVPAAVRDGLRTSFRALLKKPLRDPLFHAVLQSVLKA; from the coding sequence GTGCGCGTCACCCCGCCCAATTTCCGCGTCCTCGCCGCATGGCTGCTGATCGTGGTGCTCGGTCTTTGCGTGGCTTGGTGGGGCGCGGAACGCCGCCGCTCCGCGCTGCTTCAGCAAATGGTCGATCGCGCGCAGCACTGCGCCGTGGCGTTCGTTGCGGAGGACACGGCGGCGCTCTCCGGCACGCCGGCGGACTTGAACCACCCGGAGTATCGCGCCGTGAAGGACCGGCTGATGCGGTTGCGCGGAGTCAGTCCCGGCATCCGCTTCGTCTATCTCTTCCGTTCGACGGATCGTCCCGGCCGCGTCGTGTTCCTCGCCGATTCCGAGCCGGAGACCTCGCCGGAAATGTCCAAACCCGGCGACGACTATCCCGAGGCGCCGAATTCGCCGGGCCTGCAGGCAATCCTGCGCAACTACGAGCCAGCCACCGAGGGGCCGTTGCGCGATTCGTTCGGCGAATGGGTCACGGCCTACGCGCCCGTCGGCGATCGTCCGCCGCCCGGCGCACCGCGGACGATCCTCGGCATCGATGTCGATGCGTCGAGCTGGCAGCGCGAATTGTGGACGGCGCGGCTCTCCGCGTTCGGCTTGGTGGTGCTCGTGCTCGGCGTGCCTCTCGGCGGCTGGCTGTTCCGCGTGCGCGAGCGGAATTTCAACCGCGAGATCCGCCGCTTCTCGACGGCGATTCAGCAGAGCAGCTCCGCGGTGATCATCACGACCCCGGACCGAATCATCGAATACGCCAACGACGGCCTGCTCGCCATCACCGGTTACCAGCGCGAGGAACTGATCGGTCAGCCCTCGCGGCTGCTGTTGCCGAATGACGCCGACGAGCACCAGCGCGACGAACTGCTGCGACGCCTCCACGCCGGCGAACGCTGGCAGGGCGAAATGCTGATGCGCCGGCGCAATGGCGAGGTCTTCACCGTGCGCCTGGTGGTCTCTCCGGTCCGCGACGGCGAGCGAGGCGTGACGAACCTCGTGGCGGTCTTCGACGACATCAGCGATCGCAAGCGCGTGGAGGACGAGTTGCGCGTCGCTCGCGATCAAGCCGAGGCGGCGGATCGCGCCAAGGGCGAGTTCCTCGCCATGATGAGCCACGAGTTGCGCACGCCGCTGAACGGCATCATCGGTTTCGCCACGCTCCTCCAGGACACCTCGCTCACCACCGAGCAAAGCGACTACGTCGAGACCGTGCGCAAGAGCGGCGAGGCGCTCCTCGCCCTCACCAACGAGCTCCTCGACTACTCCCGCATTGACGCCGGCCGCATGCAGCTCGACCCGCAAGCCTGCGCGCCGCGGCAAATCGTCGAGGAGGCGGTCGAATTGCTTTCGACGCGCGCGGCAGACAAGCACCTCGAACTCCTCGTCGCCGTGTCGCCGCAAGTGCCGGCGCACGTGCTCGCCGATCCCGGTCGGCTGCGTCAGGTCCTCGTCAACCTCATTGGCAACGCCATCAAGTTCACGCCGGCCGGCGAAGTGGAAGTGGAGGTCGGCGCCGTGCCGCTGCCGGTCGCGGCGGGCGGCGACCAGCGCGTGCGCCTCGATTTTGCGGTGCGCGACACCGGCATCGGCATCGCGGTGGAGAAGCAGGACCGCCTCTTCCAGCCGTTCAGTCAAGTGGACGCGTCCACCACGCGGAAACACGGCGGCGCGGGCCTCGGCCTCGCCATCAGCCGCAGTTTGGTGCGTCTGATGGACGGCGACATCGAGGTCTCGAGCGCCGCCGGCGCCGGGTCGGAGTTTCGCTTCCACATCGAGGTGCGCGTGCTCGAAAAGACCGAGGGGCTGCCCAAGTTGCCCTCGCGACGCATCACGGTGATCTCGGCGAACTCCCGCGCCCGCGCGCATTACGCGGCGTTGCTGGAGGGTTGGGGGCTCAAGGTCACCTCATTCGAGAATCTCACGAAACTCCCCGCCGAACGTGCGCACGACGTGTTGTTGATCGACGTGCTCGCGCGCGACGCCTCGCTCTGGCCCGCGCTGCTCGAGGCGCACCCGGGCCTGGCCGATGCGCCGATCATCGGGCTCATCTCCGTGAGCGTGCCGGCCGCCGTGCGCGACGGGTTGCGGACGAGTTTCCGCGCACTGTTGAAGAAGCCGCTGCGCGATCCGCTCTTCCACGCGGTGCTCCAGAGCGTGTTGAAAGCCTGA
- a CDS encoding ABC transporter ATP-binding protein has translation MSTAAIHAQGLRRTFGELVAVDALDLEVAEGEIFGLVGPDGAGKTTTMRMLTGILAPSAGGATVAGCDVVREREPLKEHIGYMSQRFGLYPDLTVAENIDFYADIYTVPQAARAERTERLLAFSNLTPFKHRLAGNLSGGMKQKLGLACALIHTPRVLFLDEPTNGVDPVSRRDFWRILYQLVRDGVTIFVSTAYLDEAERCNRLALLHEGRLLGLGTPDEIKAMMPGALLEIRTAVPRRAAAVLREQLREASVGLFGDRVHVAARDATATEAHSRELLAAAGLAVESIRPIEPSLEDVFVAVLAQRTAAAKP, from the coding sequence ATGTCCACCGCCGCCATCCACGCCCAAGGCCTGCGCCGCACGTTCGGCGAGCTCGTGGCCGTCGACGCCCTCGATCTCGAGGTCGCCGAAGGCGAGATCTTCGGCCTCGTCGGCCCCGACGGCGCAGGCAAGACCACGACGATGCGCATGCTCACCGGCATCCTCGCGCCCAGCGCGGGCGGAGCGACGGTCGCCGGCTGCGACGTCGTGCGCGAACGCGAACCGCTCAAGGAGCACATCGGTTACATGAGCCAGCGCTTCGGGCTCTACCCGGACCTGACGGTGGCCGAGAACATCGATTTCTACGCCGACATTTACACCGTGCCACAGGCCGCGCGCGCCGAGCGCACGGAGCGGCTGCTGGCCTTCAGCAATCTCACGCCGTTCAAGCACCGCCTCGCCGGCAATCTCTCCGGCGGCATGAAGCAAAAACTCGGGCTCGCCTGCGCGCTCATCCACACGCCGCGCGTGCTGTTCCTCGACGAGCCGACCAACGGCGTCGATCCGGTCTCGCGCCGCGATTTCTGGCGCATCCTTTACCAGCTCGTGCGCGACGGCGTGACGATCTTCGTCTCCACCGCCTACCTCGACGAGGCGGAGCGGTGCAACCGGCTCGCGCTCCTCCACGAGGGTCGCCTGCTCGGGCTCGGCACGCCGGACGAGATCAAGGCGATGATGCCCGGCGCGCTGCTGGAAATCCGCACCGCCGTCCCGCGCCGCGCCGCCGCGGTGCTGCGCGAGCAATTGCGCGAGGCCTCCGTCGGCCTCTTCGGCGACCGCGTGCATGTGGCCGCCCGCGATGCCACCGCGACCGAGGCGCACAGCCGGGAGTTGCTCGCCGCCGCCGGCCTCGCGGTGGAATCGATCCGCCCGATCGAGCCGTCGCTCGAAGACGTGTTCGTCGCCGTTCTGGCCCAGCGCACCGCCGCCGCGAAGCCATGA
- a CDS encoding TetR/AcrR family transcriptional regulator has translation MPPRLPEPPAAPVANASEARARIVRTARAHLFAHGYSTWTMDDLAAELGMSKKTLYQHFPAKEDLGRAALEQFAAEVRAEADAIIADRNLTFAEKLRGFTGGMHQRLSQLTPHIMRDLQRSAPALHEFTFEMRRKNVPYIFGRLLEQGQLTGKVRPELDAPFAAEFLLHAMQGIMHPATLEHLHLAPHQAFEKAMSLYFGGLLTPAGRKDYEKSFSR, from the coding sequence ATGCCTCCCCGTCTCCCCGAGCCTCCCGCCGCCCCCGTCGCCAACGCCTCCGAAGCGCGCGCCCGCATCGTGCGCACGGCCCGCGCGCACCTCTTCGCCCACGGCTACAGCACCTGGACGATGGACGACCTCGCCGCCGAACTCGGCATGAGCAAGAAGACGCTCTACCAGCATTTCCCCGCCAAGGAGGACCTCGGGCGCGCCGCGCTCGAGCAGTTCGCCGCCGAGGTCCGCGCCGAGGCCGACGCCATCATCGCCGACCGCAACCTTACCTTCGCGGAAAAGCTCCGCGGCTTCACCGGCGGCATGCACCAGCGGCTTTCGCAGCTCACGCCGCACATCATGCGCGACCTGCAACGCTCCGCGCCGGCGCTGCACGAGTTCACCTTCGAGATGCGCCGCAAAAACGTGCCCTACATCTTCGGCCGCCTCCTCGAGCAAGGGCAGCTCACCGGCAAGGTGCGCCCCGAACTCGACGCGCCCTTCGCCGCCGAATTTCTCCTCCACGCGATGCAGGGCATCATGCACCCCGCCACGCTCGAGCATCTTCACCTCGCACCCCACCAGGCGTTCGAGAAAGCCATGAGCCTCTACTTCGGCGGCCTCCTCACGCCCGCCGGCCGCAAAGACTATGAAAAATCGTTTTCCCGCTAA
- a CDS encoding ABC transporter ATP-binding protein, with product MRTAPSNVSEPIVEVQNLEKHFGAFKAVAGVSFSVRRGEIFGFLGPNGAGKSTTIRLLCGLLTPTKGTGTVAGFDIVRDTEKIRTRIGYMSQKFSLYDELTVEENIDFYSGIYRLPREKKAARKDWVLAMAGLREHRHARTAELSGGWKQRLALGCAVLHEPPILFLDEPTSGVDPNSRRAFWDLIYALSEQGVTVFVTTHYMEESEYCDRLGVIYRGELIALGTPRELKTRHMPEAVLELDCDRPNDAMLVLERLPAVKEVALFGKGLHAVAPDPLAAEAAIREALATHGFRLGRLERIVPTLEDVFVSLIEARDAEAGRQQEVAR from the coding sequence ATGCGCACCGCTCCCTCCAACGTTTCCGAGCCGATCGTCGAGGTCCAGAATCTCGAGAAGCACTTCGGCGCGTTCAAGGCGGTCGCGGGCGTGAGCTTCTCGGTCCGTCGCGGCGAGATCTTCGGCTTCCTCGGGCCCAACGGTGCGGGCAAATCCACCACCATCCGCCTGCTCTGCGGCCTGCTCACGCCGACGAAGGGCACGGGCACGGTCGCAGGCTTCGACATCGTGCGCGACACGGAGAAAATCCGCACGCGCATCGGCTACATGAGTCAGAAGTTTTCCCTCTACGACGAACTCACCGTCGAGGAGAACATCGACTTCTACAGCGGCATCTATCGTCTGCCGCGCGAGAAGAAGGCCGCGCGCAAGGACTGGGTGCTCGCGATGGCCGGCCTGCGCGAGCACCGCCACGCGCGCACCGCCGAGTTGTCCGGCGGCTGGAAACAACGCCTCGCGCTCGGCTGCGCCGTGTTGCACGAGCCGCCGATCCTGTTCCTCGACGAACCGACCTCCGGCGTCGATCCGAACAGCCGCCGCGCGTTCTGGGACCTGATCTACGCGCTCTCGGAGCAAGGCGTCACCGTGTTCGTGACGACGCATTACATGGAGGAATCGGAGTATTGCGACCGGCTCGGCGTCATCTACCGCGGCGAACTCATCGCGCTCGGCACGCCGCGCGAACTGAAGACGCGACACATGCCCGAAGCCGTGCTCGAGCTCGATTGCGACCGGCCAAACGACGCCATGCTCGTGCTCGAGCGTCTGCCGGCGGTGAAGGAAGTCGCGCTCTTCGGCAAAGGCCTGCACGCCGTCGCGCCCGACCCGCTCGCCGCCGAAGCCGCCATCCGCGAGGCGCTCGCGACGCACGGCTTCCGTCTCGGCCGACTGGAGCGCATCGTGCCGACGCTGGAGGACGTGTTCGTCTCGCTCATCGAGGCGCGCGACGCCGAGGCGGGCCGTCAACAGGAGGTCGCCCGATGA
- a CDS encoding HlyD family efflux transporter periplasmic adaptor subunit — MKNRFPAKLAVLALGALLLGACSRSGSGRSGELVLSGNFEVDDAQLGFKTPGRVIERSVREGDRVTAGQPIARLDDAEQQSQLALRRAELAAAEAQLAELEAGSRPQEIAAAAATVRSAEADRDRVRLDFARQDELRKKQVISDRDFEAAQAQLKVAEAKAAEAAERLKLIQEGPRAETIRQARARADQARAAVALATTQLENTRLVSPLAGVVLSHNIEPGEFVSAGTPVVTVAETAHLWVRAYVNQPDLGRVRHGQKVVVRTDSFPGRDFEGVVGFIASEAEFTPKTVQTPKERVKLVFRLKVDVANPKDELKPGMPADVILPPAS; from the coding sequence ATGAAAAATCGTTTTCCCGCTAAACTCGCCGTCCTCGCCCTCGGCGCGCTCCTGCTCGGCGCCTGCTCCCGCTCGGGTTCCGGCCGCTCCGGCGAACTCGTGTTGTCCGGCAACTTCGAGGTCGACGACGCCCAGCTCGGCTTCAAGACGCCGGGCCGCGTCATCGAGCGCTCCGTGCGCGAAGGCGACCGCGTCACCGCCGGTCAGCCGATCGCACGCCTCGACGACGCCGAGCAGCAATCCCAGCTCGCCCTCCGCCGCGCCGAACTCGCCGCCGCCGAAGCGCAGCTGGCCGAACTCGAAGCCGGCTCGCGTCCGCAGGAAATCGCCGCCGCCGCCGCCACCGTGCGCAGCGCCGAAGCTGACCGCGACCGCGTGCGCCTCGACTTCGCGCGCCAGGATGAACTGCGCAAGAAGCAGGTGATCTCCGATCGCGATTTCGAAGCCGCACAGGCGCAGCTGAAAGTCGCCGAGGCCAAGGCCGCCGAAGCCGCCGAACGCCTCAAGCTCATCCAGGAAGGCCCCCGCGCCGAGACGATCCGCCAGGCGCGCGCCCGCGCCGATCAGGCCCGCGCCGCCGTCGCGCTCGCCACGACGCAACTCGAGAACACGCGCCTCGTCTCGCCGCTCGCCGGCGTGGTGCTCTCGCACAACATCGAGCCGGGCGAGTTCGTTTCCGCCGGCACGCCGGTCGTCACCGTCGCCGAGACCGCGCACCTCTGGGTTCGCGCCTACGTGAATCAGCCCGACCTCGGCCGCGTCCGCCACGGTCAAAAAGTCGTCGTGCGCACCGACAGTTTTCCGGGCCGCGACTTCGAAGGCGTTGTCGGTTTCATCGCCTCCGAAGCCGAATTCACTCCGAAGACCGTGCAGACGCCGAAGGAGCGCGTGAAGCTCGTGTTCCGCCTCAAGGTCGACGTCGCGAATCCCAAGGACGAACTCAAGCCCGGCATGCCCGCGGACGTCATCCTGCCGCCCGCCAGCTGA
- a CDS encoding RNA-binding protein gives MENTKLYVGNIPFATTAQDLEGLLGQAGAVSVVEIVFDKFTGRSRGFAFVTMGSAEEAQKAVDQFNNYDLGGRKLAVNIARPREERAPREGGFGGGGGGRGGFGGGRGGPRRFGGGGGGFRGGRGGDRGGFRERE, from the coding sequence ATGGAAAACACCAAACTCTACGTGGGGAACATCCCGTTCGCCACCACGGCGCAGGATCTCGAAGGCCTCCTCGGCCAAGCCGGCGCGGTCAGCGTGGTCGAGATCGTCTTCGATAAGTTCACTGGCCGCTCGCGCGGCTTCGCGTTCGTCACCATGGGCAGCGCGGAGGAAGCCCAGAAGGCGGTCGACCAGTTCAACAACTACGATCTCGGCGGTCGCAAACTCGCCGTGAACATCGCCCGCCCGCGCGAGGAACGCGCCCCGCGTGAAGGCGGCTTCGGCGGTGGTGGCGGTGGACGCGGTGGCTTCGGCGGCGGACGCGGCGGCCCGCGCCGCTTCGGTGGTGGTGGCGGCGGCTTTCGCGGTGGACGCGGGGGCGACCGCGGCGGTTTCCGCGAGCGCGAGTAA